Within the Pseudorasbora parva isolate DD20220531a chromosome 15, ASM2467924v1, whole genome shotgun sequence genome, the region cacccgactttcaaagctgctacagaaacgactttcgacttcgaggacctagaaatgtagtggagtaaaaagtacgatatttgtctttcaaatgtaggaAAGCTTAAGTTTATGTTtttcagaaaaaataatactccagtaaagtacagatactcaaaaagtgtccttaagtacaggactcgagtaaatgagCTGAGTTACGGTCCAGCTCTGGTGTCGGCCCAGCCCAGATTTCTGGTTCAGAGCCCGATTCTGTACCTGTCTCTGATGATGTTGATGGTTTTCAGGCCCAGCGCCGCAGCGACCTGAATCACGGCCTGTCCCACTGCACTGTTAGAGGCATTCTGGATCACCGTACAACctgcacaacacacacatctcaacaCATCTCTCAAGACCAGATGCTCCTTCTGTAAACCACCTCGAGTGTCCATACCAGGGGCGAGTGTGTGAAAGTCTCTCAGCATCCTGTACGCAGTGCACGGGTTCACGAATATAGTGGCGGCGCCCAGGAGAGAGACATCTTTAGGGACAGGCATGAGCTGATCCTCTTCACACACAGCACCTGTCCTCCATgtacctgacacacacacacatgcaaaagCGATCTTGTCTTTACCACACTCTccgaaaaaaaaggtacagtgttGTCACTGAGGCGGCaacctaaggtacaaaagtgaaaaggtacatatcagtactttaagagtgtgtgttactaccttaaaggtacatatcagtactttaagagtgtgtgttactAGCTTAAAGGTacacatcagtactttaagagtgtgtgttactAGCTTAAAGGTacacatcagtactttaagagtgtgtgttactACCTTAAAGGCACACATCAGTaatttaagagtgtgtgttaggcATTTAAAAGATCATCACTTTTTATGCTAGTTTTTTCTCGATTGCGAATCATAAAGTTAGAATTGCAAGATAATTGCAGAGACTGTGAGATAAACAAGTtcccagacagcaacatagtgtCGGCCCAGATTCGCCCCATATCTGGAAAGCGAGGAATCCACACGTACCGGATGTGTGCCGGATCCGGGGTTCACACTGCAAGTCTTaatgctcaattctgattttttgctcagatctgattttttgtttggctgttcacattaccttttaaaatgtggcctaaatctgattccagtgtgaactgtttgaggtttcaaactaacccgcatgcaaaagaacaatatcaatgacatcagacCAGTCATTGACCCAGCTCGGGAGGTTATAGAGGAAGTAAGCATTTTcgcttttatttctaaatgtttgTCTAATGGAAGCCATAAGATTATGAGCAGATGCTGAAAAGGAgaagaacaaaaataaagagagcaaaattggttattttggcCTTTTGTCTCCTTCCTTTGGCACTGAAGCCACGTTCTTCTGTGTCCCCGTTCTTTCATTTCGTgtgctatttaaacaaataaacggAGCGGTTATGGTAGGATCCTTCTAGTTTAGCTTGAACTGAAGTATCTCCTCATATACTAGGCCTAACACCTCACTCTCCCTCCACTGACTCGCTTTTaatgtgtctgtgtctgttgtgtctagggctaactcgccggcacataattgtgacaaatgttGACATAGATTGACGTTAAAGTCGCATCAAATCCGCcttggttgttcacactgcagcagctttggaaaaaatcagatctgggctagatttgagtgttcacactacctctgaagacgtttgaccccaaaaaaatcagatttgggccacttttgcCTGCAGTTGCTGTCTGGGAATAATGTAGATTTTTTGGTAAGTTGCATGGAAACCAATGCGGGTCTATATAGCCACGTTTCCGGCTAAATTACCctgaacaatttgtaccaggaacttttttccaGGAActttccccccagacctgctacTGTCTTCACAGTCTAAAGTACCATGAAGATTAGGTAAATTAGTCCGGTTATGTAGGACTGCGCTGCTCCTCCCCATCCgcgacggacagtaatcatttttgcgcgacAGTTGTCTACAACAATAGCTTTTGCTGGTTAAGTACTAAAGagctaaactaaaataaaaaacggCGTAAAAGAGCACTGATACTAAAAGCGTATtctgaaagcttgtaaagctagattaaAAATGACAATGTGTGTtgttatcagctattacggacattgaccAAGATTGATATTTACTGAATGCAGAACGAACCTCGAAAAAGACTAAAAATGCCATTTGAAGTACAATTGTATGTGAGCTCAACCAGTCTGCAttttcagcgcccaagtcccgccctcaaaagttcctgaactttgaaaaagtagtaAGGGCcttttggagggggaaatatttacccggaaatTCATTTAGACCCTTTGGtcaaaacacacagagtaccagccccaaagttcctagttccgggagaaagttcctgtggtggaaacgcggcttatGATGTGCAACACAAAGGCACTCATTTAAGGTTTTGATGTTGAAAAAGTGAATGCCTCCTTACCAAAGCCAGCATCTATGGGCACGACCCAATCACCAGGCCGGAGAGATGTGACATCACTGCCCACCTCAAGCACCTCCCCTACGCCCTCATTCCCCCCCACCGCCGGGAGGGGGCACAAGATTGGGTACGAACCTATGGAGACATATAGGGGgaattcaggttgattgggacacattttgccaatgagatgacttgaaaaagtggcccaatcaacctgaattcacctTAACCAATGACCCGCTAtagcaggggtctcaaactcacATTACCCGGGGCCGCTGGAGGTAGACTCTGGGTCAGGCTGGGCTGCTtctaattctagttgggaaataatccatttgggactatttgcaaacaatatttgcattaatttttGTCAAACATGATTAGTCCTGAGATTCTTCGCATGAGTGAATAAATACGTACATCCGCTGCTTATTTTAATCCGCTCATATAGTTttcttcattaaaatgtttatcatccatccattcattatcttccgcttatccggggccgggtcgcggaggcaacagtctaagcagagacgcccagacttcccTCTCCCtagccacttcctccagctcctccagGGGGAACCCagaggcgttcccaggccagccgggagacataatccctccagcgtgtcctgggacttccccggggcctcctcccggtgggacCTCCCTGGGAAGGCATCCAGCAGGCATCCaaaatagatgcccgagccctctcagctggctcctctcgatgtgaaggagcaacggctctactctgagctcctcccgagagaccgagcttctcaccctatctctaagggagcgcccggccaccctgcggagaaagctcatttcagccgcctgtatccgggatcttgtcctttcggtcatgacccacagctcacgaccataggtgagagtaggaacaTAGATTGACCGGTAAGTCGAGAGCTTCGCCTTACGGCTCAGAAGAAACTCGGCAAGAACTCTCTGATTCTCATCCCAGCCGCTTTACACTCGGCTGCAAAATGTTtatcaatgattgtatattaagagcatggATGAATTCGTtgcattttgtgtgcatttgagtgtgtgcaatttagttttgtgatttcacctGAAAGAATAGTCTCTCTCCGCAACGGCATTACGCGATAGATTGGTGCtctcgtctgtgtgtgtgtgtgtgtgtgtgaagactgTGGCCACAAAATATCATCCTGCAGGAAgggagtttgagacccctgcgCTATAGTCAACTCACCATGTTCAGCCTCCATCATGCCAAAAACCCAGACAGCAACCTAGTgttggcccagatccggcccacatctgGTATGTGTGGATTCCTCGTGTGCCAGAtttgggccggatctgggccgacacCATATTGCCGTCTGGGATGAAGCTGTATGTGTCTTACCCTGGATCATGTTTAAGTCTGCAGGATTGACGGGCGCTGCGAGCATTCGGAGTCTCACCGAACGATCTCTCACTGGAGGCAACAGCAGCTGCTCCATCCTGAAGACAAATAACCAGTCAATGAGAGCTATTACAATCCTTCAGTTAACCCACCGCTTACCAACGAGCAGGACATGGAGTCTACTAGTGCTGTGGCACTCGAGAACGGTCTTAAGACCATTTTTTGAAGGTCTTGGTCTGGTCTCGGACTTAGAGGACTCAGCCTTTTATCTCCAGACCATACTTGCGAGGACATCACTAAACTGCATTGCCTGATTTATcatcattaatgtgatttgatgtaaTACTAACTGCTTAAAAAGCAATCAATAACTTCTTTGTAATGTGATTTCTTTTGTTTACGTGCTGCCGGGTTCAAAAGCAATGCATTGTTACAAAAATGcccaaaatgaatataaatgacCAACAAATTCTGAGATTTTGCTTTTTATATAACATAGAATATAATTAAGCAATATCACCTTTCGGCTCAGATATATTCTTTTCATGAATATAAGCGAGATTGCAAATTATATTGATTCATACAAACATTCAACAAACCAGAAGTTAATATTAAATGACACATTTTAAACTGTGCTAATTCAGCAACGTTTCATTATTAAATGTTTCCGCTGCTTTGAACAAATCGGTTGAATAAATGATTCTGTGAATCTTAAATAATGTTAGTGTTTTAAATGAATCTGAACATTATTTATGAAGGTGTGATTGACCAGTTCAGACGCAGCTTCTGGTCCATTAATGTAATCCTCAGTGATTTGATTGGTGACAGCGCTATAGTGTCTTACTATTctaattacatttattcattaaatataaGTCCTTTCTCAGACAGTAGATATGGATCTTCTAGATGATTTTAAGGAAAGCTGGTCTtagtttaggtggtcttgactacaacactagagTCTACACCAATATTTCAAGTTTCTTCAGGATTCCCATACAGCAACATAGTCATCAGTGGTAgtgtttcttagagagacattAAAGATTATTGAAGTATTCAGACTCTCTTTCATATCTGAAAGAAACCCAGAAAGCATCatagtgtcggcccagatccggcccacatggATTAAACACGTACTgtattatatgtgggccagatctgggccgaCACAATGATGCTGTCTGGGTTTCTTTCAGATATGAAACAGAGTCTGAATACTTTAATAATctttaatgtaatgtttttttaaaaacactacCACTAATGACAAAAAACAGCAACAATTTGATTCAGATTGCTGGATAATTACATGATTGCAATGTTTCTAGCCTTGGGATGTTACAGTCTCTCATTCATTCATCACAACTAAAAGTCACATATACATTAAGACTAAACATCGCTGTAGTACAACATAACTCATATGAGTGGATAGAGTGTCCATACCTCAGAGTGTCGATGTTATGCGAGTGTTCTCTGTAAACTAAAGCTGAGCAGTGGTGAGCCGATCTCCTTACGGTAGAGCATCTCTGGGCCGTCCCATCACGAGCTGCTCTGAGCAGAAGACTTCTGATGAGCAtgactctctccctctctctctctctctggctgtCCTCTAACTATGAGTTTAAAGGCAGTCAACATTTGAACCCTGTTGAAAAAAAACGGTGCACTTCCTTATTTACAGTTCTGCTTTCAGTCTTTTGGAGAGGAAACCACATGAAGttaactgttttatttttattttttatgaatgcatggatttttttaatgcatttttatagtcacagtgcgcagaagtctccaactttctgcagagtcaacagctccagacctccagacttctgtggccttcagatgagctcaagaacagcgtagagagcttcatggaatgggtttccatggccgagcagctcatccaagccttatatcaccaagagcaatgcaaagcgtgggatgcagtggagtaaagcagccgccactggactctagagcagtgagacgtgttctctgagcgaccaatcacgcttcagtctgacaatcccatggacgagtctgggtttggccgtcgccaggagaatgggacttgcctgactgcattgtgccacgtgtacagtttggtggaggggggattatgtggtgaggttgtttttcaggagttggccccttagttccagtgaaaggaactcttaatgcgtcaccaagacattttgggccatttcatgctcccatctttgtgggatcagtttgtggacggccccttcctgtcccagcatgactgcgctccagtgcacaaagcgtcgctccataaagacatggatgaggagtttggtgtggaggaactggactggcctgcacagagtcctgagctcaacccgatagaacagctttgggatgaattagagcggagactgagagccaggccttctcgtccaacatcagtgcctgacttcacaaatgagcttctagaagaatgggcaaaaatccccataaacacactcctaaaccttgaggaaagccttcccagaagagctggagctgttagagagggtgggccgactccagattaaaccccacgggttaacaatgggaCGGCATTAAAGCGAATGTGTGTGTAGAGGCGGCACACAACGTATACAGCAatatagttaatataatatccAAAATATGCAGGGATTTGTTGTATAATATCACGGAAATGCCATTACTCTGCCtgcttcactgcaaaaaatgcttttcttactcagtatttttgtcttgtttctagtcaaaacatCAAAAagttcttacattaagaaacatttactagtcaagcaaaaattattgtcaggttttgggaaaaataactcaaaatgaagagagtttttgcttaaaataagataaataatctgccaatggggtgagaaaaataatctgaattcaaacagaaaacaagattatttttctcaccccattggcagattatttatcttattttaagcaaaaactctcttcattttgagttatttttccccaaaacaagacaattacttttgcttgtctagtaaatacttcttgttttaagaatttttagatgtttggactagaaacaagacaaaaatactgagtaagaagagtattttttgcagtgttgttTATTTTAGATGCCCTTTTGCTACACATATTTAGCCAATGTATTGATTTGAATGCATTCCCAGACAGAAGCAGTGTTGGCAGTCTCGTTTGGAAGTTTTGGAAGTCAGACTAAAACTGATTTCTCAATGTAACGCTTATTTCGACACAGTGAAAGGAAACACACAGCAGCCCATGTCGAGTGCCATCAGAAGGgatatttctttattttgaaataCTGATCATTACACAGTGCAGTAATCActgcaaaaacacacacacacacacacacacacacacacacacacacacacacacacacacacacacacacacacacacacacacacacacacacacacacactcgcccTCACGGAGAAGAGTCTCCGCTCTCGATATATGATTGTGTGGTTTGCGTCGATGGATTTCTTTGGCTGTAAGTGCTCAGATGAAGCTCCTCATATATGACCTGGTTCCCCAAGAGCAGTTTGATATATTAGGCTACTTTTTGCAACAGATTGCATTTCATAAAATTGTTAGACGATTGTTGATGATGTGGTGATGAATATGCCCTGCTTGTTTATTTTAGACGCCCTTTTGCTACACATATTTAGCCGATGTATTGAGTTTAATGCATCGTGTCAGATCCGGCCGGATACACACGTACCGGATGTGGACCGACAcaatgttttaatcatttaatccGGATTCCTCAAGTCATTCACTCTTCATTAGCTTTGCATAGACTTTGATGGTTGCGCTTTGGAGACCCAGACAACAACATACGGTGCGTCCCAATTTGCATTTATATTCCGTCCTAAATCCGTCCttcaaaaatagaattagtacgTCCCAAAgtgtagtatgttgaaaagagtattagAAAGATAGTCTGAAGTACACATTCTGATGGCTCATATTACCCACAACTCACTGCgtgttggacgaggattcgattagaactacaaactaAAAAGGgctaaaaactacaaacatggcggatgtgcgacTGCGTTGGTTAAGTAGAGAGGGGTTTGAGTGAATAATCATTAGTATCTATCCTGCACAAAGACATTTATTGAATGTTATCcatgttatatttatatgattgatatgatgcacgtaactaattaacagagtccgttaaagatgacgaagtagtCCCAAACcttgcatactcttctgctacacactcaaaagtttgtactttttcttcacataaAGTGTACACACTTTTAGGACGTATAAGGAGGCGAATTGGGCCGCAGTGATAGTGTGTGTGGATCAGTTCTTCAGATCGTGTTTTGGTTTCAGGTCTTTAATACACACGTTGAGTTTTATAATGATCTACCGCATAAACAGTTGGTAACAATAAGGTTCCacttgttaacattagtcaactacattaattattaatgtcaacatttactaatgcattattaaaaggctgcatgtgttaatatttaatggatctaacattttattttaattaaccaACATGAACAAAGATGAATATATATTGTAACAAATGTACAGTTGTGCTTGAAAGTTCACACACCCCTTGGAGAATCTGTGAAAAGtgaataatttcaacaaaataagaggaaaaaatgcatgttatgttttatttagtgctgtcctgaaaaatatattttagataaaacatgtttacatatAGAGACAAAAACAGCTGCAATTATAAAAATGacctgttgtgtgtgtgtgtgtgagtgtgtgtgagagagagagagtgtgtgtgagagagagtgtgattgtgtgtgtgtgtgtgtgtgtgtgagagagagtgtgagtgtgagtgtgtgtgtgtgtgtgtgtgtgtgtgtgtgtgtatgtaagaAAGAGAGATAGATAatgttatgagtgtgtgtgtatatgtgtgaaagagagagtgtgagagagagtgtgtgtgtgtgtgtgtgtgtgagaaagagagtttgttggtgtgtgtgtgtgtgtgtgtgtgtgtgtgtgtgtgtgtatgtgagagagagagagagagagagagagagagagagagagtgtgtgtgtgtgtgtaagagagataGATAatgttatgagtgtgtgtgtgtatgtgtgagagagagagtgtgagagagagtttgtgtgtgtgtgtgtgtgtgagaaagagagtttgtttgtgtgtgtgtgtgtgtgtgtgtgtgtatgtgagagagagagagagagagagagagagtgtgtgtgtgtgtaagaaagagagtgagaaagtgtgtgtgtgtgtgtgagagagatagagagtgttatgtgtctgtgtttgtgtgtgaaagagagtttgtttgtgtgtgtgtgtgtgtgtgtgtatgtgagagagagagagagagagagaaagagagagagagtgtgtgtgtgtaagaaagagagtgagaaagtgtgtgtgtatgtgtgtgtgtgtgagagagagagagagtgttatgtgtctgtgtttgtgtgtgaaagagagagagtgtgtgtgtgttcaggaaagcacaaaataaaaacaacattttttggtaaatttattcacagattctgccggtgtgtgtgtgtgtgtgtgtgtgtgcactgctCAGTGTTAGCTGATGTTAATGCGTTGACTAAAGTCAGCTAATGGGACCTTATTGTGAAGTTAAGATGATCTCCGCTGACCTCAGACTGGCTTGATCTGGTTTGGGTGAGTTTGATAGTCTTTGGTTTGTCCAGCTCTTTGTGTTTTAATATTCCTCGTGTCATCGGCTATTCAGTcagtcctgtgtgtgtgtgtgtgtgtgtgtttaactaGCAGGGCAGGTGAGCGGTTGAACTCCTCTGAGCTCCAGGATTTTGTTCATCTGCACCTCCAGACTCTTCCCAGCTTTAGTGATCTTCACGTTCCTCATGCAGCCTTTAAACGGAGTGTTTATCGTGAGTCCGAACTGCTTCAGTccctctgaaacacacacacacacacacacacacgttaggttTATGTGAATTGtgggcgtaatggtttttatactgtacaaacgtTTATTTCAtacccttacactgcccctaaacctaccagcacgcgcacgcacgcactcacgcacgcacccacgcactcacgcacgcacgcacgcacgtacgcacgcacacacacacacacacacagatctc harbors:
- the LOC137041766 gene encoding enoyl-[acyl-carrier-protein] reductase, mitochondrial, which gives rise to MLIRSLLLRAARDGTAQRCSTVRRSAHHCSALVYREHSHNIDTLRMEQLLLPPVRDRSVRLRMLAAPVNPADLNMIQGSYPILCPLPAVGGNEGVGEVLEVGSDVTSLRPGDWVVPIDAGFGTWRTGAVCEEDQLMPVPKDVSLLGAATIFVNPCTAYRMLRDFHTLAPGCTVIQNASNSAVGQAVIQVAAALGLKTINIIRDRPNCAELIAELQSLGADYVLTEEEVMSSGLHRVFEEVPKPKLGLNCVGGLSGGLVLSNLDYGGTMVTYGGMAKRPLQIPAKSFIFHNVTLKGFWLTQWKRQHREDKAQLKAMLDAVCDLMRAGHLSTPHCIQTPFQHYTHALRATQTHRRKHVLVM